One region of Flavobacterium sp. GSB-24 genomic DNA includes:
- the yidC gene encoding membrane protein insertase YidC: MEEKKFDLNSIIGFVLIFGILIWIMYQNQPSDKEIAAEKAKKELVAKQEAQAKADKAKTASLPAAAVTPGDTVQLAQLQKTLGGFAYSATLPSAKEAFTTIENEKIKLKIANKGGYIVEATLKEFEKIKKGSGQLVELIKNNNSSLNLQLLTTDNRTLSSKDLYFEPTLEKIGSDQVLSMRLKAGANEFLEYKYILKPNDYLVGFDIRSQGLNRVLNSAKPVDLQWDLKTYRNEKSISYENRYAQIDYKYNESKYSNVSSHGQGKEETPEKVSFVAFKQHFFTTILATEKPFETSKLQSDDLVKDEKIDTVFTKQFRANLPLAFSNGEIDYKMSLYFGPADYKTLKSYDKNFEKIIPLGWGIFGWINKFIFIPLFGFLSSTMGLSLGIAIIIFTIIIKLAMSPITYKSFLSQAKMKVLRPDIAELGEKFKKDPMKKQQETMKLYNKAGVNPMAGCIPALIQLPFMYASFQFFPAAFELRQKSFLWADDLSSFDSVVKLPFTIPMYGDHISLFPILAAIAIFFYMKMTSGDQQMAAPQQEGMPDMAKMMKIMIYVSPLMMLIFFNSYGAGLSLYNFISNLITIGIMFVIKNYIVDSEKIHAQIQENKQREPKKPSKFQQRLQEVMEQQEAAKAQNKKK; this comes from the coding sequence ATGGAAGAAAAAAAATTTGACCTTAATTCAATCATTGGTTTTGTATTGATATTTGGAATTTTGATTTGGATAATGTACCAAAATCAGCCTTCTGATAAAGAAATTGCTGCTGAAAAAGCCAAGAAAGAATTAGTTGCTAAACAAGAGGCACAAGCAAAAGCGGATAAAGCTAAAACAGCATCACTACCAGCTGCAGCGGTAACTCCTGGCGATACAGTACAATTAGCTCAATTGCAAAAAACTTTAGGCGGATTTGCTTATTCTGCAACACTTCCTTCTGCGAAAGAAGCTTTTACTACAATCGAAAACGAAAAAATTAAACTTAAAATCGCTAATAAAGGTGGTTATATTGTTGAAGCTACGCTGAAAGAATTTGAAAAAATTAAAAAAGGTTCAGGTCAATTAGTTGAATTAATTAAAAACAATAACTCTAGCTTAAATTTACAGCTTCTTACTACAGATAATAGAACTTTAAGTTCTAAGGATTTATATTTTGAACCAACTTTAGAAAAAATTGGTTCAGATCAAGTTTTATCTATGCGTTTAAAAGCAGGTGCAAATGAATTTTTAGAGTACAAATACATTCTGAAACCAAACGATTATTTAGTTGGTTTTGATATTCGTTCTCAAGGTTTAAACAGAGTTTTAAATTCTGCTAAACCAGTTGATTTACAATGGGATTTAAAAACGTATAGAAATGAAAAAAGTATTTCTTACGAAAATCGTTATGCTCAAATTGATTATAAATACAACGAATCAAAATATAGCAATGTAAGTTCTCATGGACAAGGAAAAGAAGAAACTCCTGAAAAAGTAAGTTTTGTAGCTTTCAAGCAGCACTTCTTCACGACTATTTTAGCTACGGAGAAACCATTTGAAACTTCAAAATTACAATCTGATGATTTAGTTAAAGATGAAAAAATTGACACTGTTTTTACAAAACAGTTTAGAGCAAATTTACCTTTAGCATTCTCAAATGGTGAGATTGATTACAAAATGAGTTTGTATTTTGGTCCTGCTGATTACAAAACATTAAAATCTTACGATAAAAATTTCGAAAAAATCATTCCTTTAGGATGGGGAATTTTTGGATGGATTAACAAATTTATCTTTATTCCGTTATTTGGGTTTTTAAGTTCAACAATGGGATTGTCATTAGGAATTGCAATCATTATTTTTACGATTATTATCAAATTGGCTATGTCGCCAATTACGTATAAGTCATTCTTGTCTCAGGCTAAAATGAAAGTTTTAAGACCTGATATTGCAGAATTGGGAGAAAAATTCAAAAAAGACCCAATGAAAAAACAGCAAGAAACAATGAAACTGTACAACAAAGCAGGAGTAAACCCAATGGCAGGATGTATCCCGGCATTGATTCAGCTTCCTTTTATGTATGCATCGTTCCAGTTTTTCCCAGCAGCTTTTGAATTAAGACAAAAAAGTTTCCTTTGGGCAGACGATTTATCATCTTTTGACTCGGTTGTGAAATTACCATTTACCATTCCAATGTATGGCGATCATATCAGTTTGTTTCCAATTTTGGCGGCAATTGCGATTTTCTTCTACATGAAAATGACATCTGGAGATCAGCAAATGGCAGCGCCTCAACAAGAAGGTATGCCGGATATGGCAAAAATGATGAAAATCATGATTTATGTTTCGCCATTAATGATGTTAATTTTCTTTAATAGTTATGGTGCAGGTTTAAGTTTGTATAACTTTATCTCCAACTTAATTACTATCGGTATTATGTTCGTAATTAAAAATTACATCGTAGACAGCGAAAAAATTCACGCACAGATTCAAGAGAACAAACAAAGAGAGCCTAAAAAGCCAAGTAAGTTTCAACAGCGTCTTCAAGAAGTAATGGAACAACAAGAAGCTGCAAAAGCTCAGAATAAAAAGAAATAA
- a CDS encoding fasciclin domain-containing protein: MKTIKIKLIALLALVAFVSISCNNDDDDNDSQQPQTIVAIAKTNSNLSSLVAALEKADLATTLNSSGTFTVFAPTNTAFTAFLQANGYANLNAVPVPVLKEILLNHVLSTKVKSSEIATGYVKTLAKGSASTSNTISMYLEKGTGVDINGGKTNGGAMVTTADIEASNGVIHIVDGVIGLPTILNHAVANKNFTTLVAALTYNASSGFAATLSGTANSPFTVFAPTNAAFTSFLTETGFSGLPAIPANVLETTLKYHVVTGANVQSSALTNGQVVSTFAGQNFTVNLTGGPKITDASNRVSNIIATDVQCSNGIIHVIDKVLLPKF; the protein is encoded by the coding sequence ATGAAAACAATCAAAATTAAATTAATTGCTTTATTAGCATTAGTCGCTTTCGTCAGTATTTCATGTAACAACGATGATGATGATAATGATTCACAACAACCGCAAACAATTGTGGCGATTGCAAAAACAAATTCTAATCTTAGTTCATTGGTTGCAGCTTTGGAAAAAGCAGATTTGGCAACTACATTGAATTCTTCCGGTACATTTACGGTTTTTGCACCAACGAATACTGCTTTTACCGCTTTTTTACAAGCAAATGGATATGCTAATCTTAACGCAGTTCCTGTTCCTGTTTTAAAAGAAATTCTATTGAACCACGTTTTAAGCACAAAGGTAAAATCCTCTGAAATAGCTACTGGATATGTAAAAACTTTAGCTAAAGGAAGTGCTTCAACTTCGAACACTATCAGTATGTATCTGGAAAAAGGCACAGGAGTCGACATTAACGGCGGGAAAACAAATGGAGGTGCGATGGTAACTACTGCAGATATTGAAGCTTCTAATGGTGTTATTCACATAGTAGATGGCGTTATCGGATTACCAACAATTTTAAACCATGCAGTGGCCAATAAAAACTTTACCACACTGGTTGCTGCTTTGACATACAATGCCTCATCTGGTTTTGCTGCAACTTTATCAGGAACTGCAAATTCTCCATTTACTGTTTTTGCTCCTACAAATGCTGCTTTTACAAGTTTCCTAACCGAAACTGGTTTTTCAGGTCTTCCTGCTATTCCTGCTAATGTTTTAGAAACTACTTTAAAATATCACGTAGTTACTGGTGCAAATGTTCAATCATCTGCTTTAACAAACGGACAAGTGGTAAGTACTTTTGCCGGTCAAAATTTTACTGTTAACTTAACTGGCGGTCCAAAAATTACTGACGCTAGTAATAGAGTCAGTAATATTATAGCAACAGATGTGCAATGCTCAAATGGAATAATTCATGTCATTGACAAGGTTTTATTACCGAAATTTTAG